A genomic region of Sarcophilus harrisii chromosome 6, mSarHar1.11, whole genome shotgun sequence contains the following coding sequences:
- the IDUA gene encoding alpha-L-iduronidase isoform X5 codes for MQAHLCPMKSQTDTISAKTSSSILPILHLSLMGASNRSEFIGYWTSSQSEKYGLHHVSRWNFETWNEPDHHDFDNVSMTIQGFLNYYDACSEGLREASSRLKFGGPGDSFHPFPKSPICWNLLSHCNNGTNFFTGEKGVRLDYISLHRKGGGSSVYILEQEKEVVQQIQSLFPNFTHVPIYNDEADPLVGWSQPEIWRADVTYASMVVKVIAQHQTLLSEPNNTLNYTLLSNDNAFLSYHPHHFTQRTLTARFQMNNTEPPHVHLVRKPVLTAMGLLALLGGTQLWTEARCEGLLVDSNHTLGVLATSHWPEEPSSPDSWQATVLVYASDDNQTSANLSTVTIQLNNVPPATDLVYMTYYMDNNLTNPYLEWKKLGSPVFPTIKQFQQMRETEDAVAAGPFPFPENGQLILKQELSVPSILLLHVCSKPHLPPNQVNGVRILPLTRGQITLIWDDGCVNSKYVYMVMCMLSGMGDLRASSLCLRTYDVEFSQHGHIYRGIKRKESTFNLFVFAPDNANVTGFYRLRAVDYWGRSGPFSTPVYYKEAAA; via the exons AGAAGTACGGCTTGCACCATGTCTCCAGATGGAATTTTGAAACTTGGAATGAGCCGGATCATCACGACTTTGACAATGTGTCCATGACGATTCAAG GCTTCCTGAACTATTATGATGCTTGCTCAGAAGGCCTGAGGGAAGCAAGCTCGAGGCTGAAGTTTGGAGGACCTGGTGACTCCTTCCATCCGTTCCCTAAGTCCCCCATTTGCTGGAACTTACTCAGCCACTGCAACAATGGGACAAACTTCTTCACTGGTGAGAAGGGCGTGCGCCTGGATTATATCTCCTTGCACCGGAAG GGCGGGGGCAGCTCTGTCTACATCCTTGAGCAGGAAAAGGAAGTTGTCCAGCAGATCCAGAGCCTTTTCCCCAATTTCACCCATGTCCCTATTTATAACGATGAGGCTGACCCGCTGGTGGGCTGGTCCCAGCCTGAGATCTGGAGAGCCGATGTGACCTATGCATCTATGGTTGTGAAG GTCATAGCCCAGCATCAGACCTTGCTGTCAGAGCCCAACAATACCCTGAACTATACCCTGCTGAGCAATGATAATGCCTTCCTGAGCTACCACCCACACCACTTTACTCAGAGGACACTGACTGCCCGCTTCCAGATGAACAACACAGAGCCGCCCCATGTGCACCTAGTCCGAAAGCCCGTGCTCACTGCCATGGGACTGCTGGCCCTGCTGG GTGGAACTCAACTGTGGACAGAAGCTCGCTGTGAGGGGCTGCTGGTGGACAGCAATCACACACTGGGAGTACTAGCCACCTCTCACTGGCCTGAGGAGCCATCTTCACCAGACAGCTGGCAGGCCACAGTGCTGGTATATGCCAGTGATGACAATCAGACATCTGCCAATCTCAGCACTGTCACTATACAGCTCAACAATGTCCCACCGGCTACAG ATCTTGTCTACATGACCTACTATATGGACAATAATCTCACCAACCCTTACCTGGAGTGGAAGAAACTTGGCTCACCTGTCTTCCCCACTATAAAGCAATTTCAGCAGATGAGAGAGACTGAG GATGCTGTAGCCGCAGGCCCATTTCCATTTCCTGAAAATGGCCAGCTGATCCTAAAGCAGGAGCTTTCGGTACCCTCAATCCTTCTCCTTCATGTGTGTTCAAAGCCACACCTGCCTCCAAACCAG GTGAATGGCGTCCGAATCTTGCCTCTCACGAGAGGGCAGATCACGCTGATCTGGGATGATGGCTGCGTGAATTCCAAGTATGTATATATGGTCATGTGCATGCTGTCAGGAATGGGGGATCTCAGAGCTAGCAGTCT ATGTCTGAGGACATATGACGTTGAATTCTCCCAACATGGACATATATACAGAGGAATCAAAAGGAAGGAGTCAACTTTTAACCTTTTTGTCTTTGCTCCAG ATAACGCCAACGTCACTGGCTTCTACCGGCTCCGTGCTGTGGATTACTGGGGCCGTTCGGGCCCGTTCTCCACCCCTGTTTACTACAAAGAGGCAGCTGCATGA
- the IDUA gene encoding alpha-L-iduronidase isoform X6: MKSQTDTISAKTSSSILPILHLSLMGASNRSEFIGYWTSSQSEKYGLHHVSRWNFETWNEPDHHDFDNVSMTIQGFLNYYDACSEGLREASSRLKFGGPGDSFHPFPKSPICWNLLSHCNNGTNFFTGEKGVRLDYISLHRKGGGSSVYILEQEKEVVQQIQSLFPNFTHVPIYNDEADPLVGWSQPEIWRADVTYASMVVKVIAQHQTLLSEPNNTLNYTLLSNDNAFLSYHPHHFTQRTLTARFQMNNTEPPHVHLVRKPVLTAMGLLALLGGTQLWTEARCEGLLVDSNHTLGVLATSHWPEEPSSPDSWQATVLVYASDDNQTSANLSTVTIQLNNVPPATDLVYMTYYMDNNLTNPYLEWKKLGSPVFPTIKQFQQMRETEDAVAAGPFPFPENGQLILKQELSVPSILLLHVCSKPHLPPNQVNGVRILPLTRGQITLIWDDGCVNSKYVYMVMCMLSGMGDLRASSLCLRTYDVEFSQHGHIYRGIKRKESTFNLFVFAPDNANVTGFYRLRAVDYWGRSGPFSTPVYYKEAAA; encoded by the exons AGAAGTACGGCTTGCACCATGTCTCCAGATGGAATTTTGAAACTTGGAATGAGCCGGATCATCACGACTTTGACAATGTGTCCATGACGATTCAAG GCTTCCTGAACTATTATGATGCTTGCTCAGAAGGCCTGAGGGAAGCAAGCTCGAGGCTGAAGTTTGGAGGACCTGGTGACTCCTTCCATCCGTTCCCTAAGTCCCCCATTTGCTGGAACTTACTCAGCCACTGCAACAATGGGACAAACTTCTTCACTGGTGAGAAGGGCGTGCGCCTGGATTATATCTCCTTGCACCGGAAG GGCGGGGGCAGCTCTGTCTACATCCTTGAGCAGGAAAAGGAAGTTGTCCAGCAGATCCAGAGCCTTTTCCCCAATTTCACCCATGTCCCTATTTATAACGATGAGGCTGACCCGCTGGTGGGCTGGTCCCAGCCTGAGATCTGGAGAGCCGATGTGACCTATGCATCTATGGTTGTGAAG GTCATAGCCCAGCATCAGACCTTGCTGTCAGAGCCCAACAATACCCTGAACTATACCCTGCTGAGCAATGATAATGCCTTCCTGAGCTACCACCCACACCACTTTACTCAGAGGACACTGACTGCCCGCTTCCAGATGAACAACACAGAGCCGCCCCATGTGCACCTAGTCCGAAAGCCCGTGCTCACTGCCATGGGACTGCTGGCCCTGCTGG GTGGAACTCAACTGTGGACAGAAGCTCGCTGTGAGGGGCTGCTGGTGGACAGCAATCACACACTGGGAGTACTAGCCACCTCTCACTGGCCTGAGGAGCCATCTTCACCAGACAGCTGGCAGGCCACAGTGCTGGTATATGCCAGTGATGACAATCAGACATCTGCCAATCTCAGCACTGTCACTATACAGCTCAACAATGTCCCACCGGCTACAG ATCTTGTCTACATGACCTACTATATGGACAATAATCTCACCAACCCTTACCTGGAGTGGAAGAAACTTGGCTCACCTGTCTTCCCCACTATAAAGCAATTTCAGCAGATGAGAGAGACTGAG GATGCTGTAGCCGCAGGCCCATTTCCATTTCCTGAAAATGGCCAGCTGATCCTAAAGCAGGAGCTTTCGGTACCCTCAATCCTTCTCCTTCATGTGTGTTCAAAGCCACACCTGCCTCCAAACCAG GTGAATGGCGTCCGAATCTTGCCTCTCACGAGAGGGCAGATCACGCTGATCTGGGATGATGGCTGCGTGAATTCCAAGTATGTATATATGGTCATGTGCATGCTGTCAGGAATGGGGGATCTCAGAGCTAGCAGTCT ATGTCTGAGGACATATGACGTTGAATTCTCCCAACATGGACATATATACAGAGGAATCAAAAGGAAGGAGTCAACTTTTAACCTTTTTGTCTTTGCTCCAG ATAACGCCAACGTCACTGGCTTCTACCGGCTCCGTGCTGTGGATTACTGGGGCCGTTCGGGCCCGTTCTCCACCCCTGTTTACTACAAAGAGGCAGCTGCATGA
- the IDUA gene encoding alpha-L-iduronidase isoform X7, translated as MGSPSGYFTDFEDKKQVYEWKNLVTLLAKRYIEKYGLHHVSRWNFETWNEPDHHDFDNVSMTIQGFLNYYDACSEGLREASSRLKFGGPGDSFHPFPKSPICWNLLSHCNNGTNFFTGEKGVRLDYISLHRKGGGSSVYILEQEKEVVQQIQSLFPNFTHVPIYNDEADPLVGWSQPEIWRADVTYASMVVKVIAQHQTLLSEPNNTLNYTLLSNDNAFLSYHPHHFTQRTLTARFQMNNTEPPHVHLVRKPVLTAMGLLALLGGTQLWTEARCEGLLVDSNHTLGVLATSHWPEEPSSPDSWQATVLVYASDDNQTSANLSTVTIQLNNVPPATDLVYMTYYMDNNLTNPYLEWKKLGSPVFPTIKQFQQMRETEDAVAAGPFPFPENGQLILKQELSVPSILLLHVCSKPHLPPNQVNGVRILPLTRGQITLIWDDGCVNSKYVYMVMCMLSGMGDLRASSLCLRTYDVEFSQHGHIYRGIKRKESTFNLFVFAPDNANVTGFYRLRAVDYWGRSGPFSTPVYYKEAAA; from the exons ATGGGGAGCCCATCCGGATACTTTACTGACTTTGAAGATAAGAAGCAGGTGTATGAATGGAAGAATCTGGTCACCCTATTAGCTAAGAGATATATTG AGAAGTACGGCTTGCACCATGTCTCCAGATGGAATTTTGAAACTTGGAATGAGCCGGATCATCACGACTTTGACAATGTGTCCATGACGATTCAAG GCTTCCTGAACTATTATGATGCTTGCTCAGAAGGCCTGAGGGAAGCAAGCTCGAGGCTGAAGTTTGGAGGACCTGGTGACTCCTTCCATCCGTTCCCTAAGTCCCCCATTTGCTGGAACTTACTCAGCCACTGCAACAATGGGACAAACTTCTTCACTGGTGAGAAGGGCGTGCGCCTGGATTATATCTCCTTGCACCGGAAG GGCGGGGGCAGCTCTGTCTACATCCTTGAGCAGGAAAAGGAAGTTGTCCAGCAGATCCAGAGCCTTTTCCCCAATTTCACCCATGTCCCTATTTATAACGATGAGGCTGACCCGCTGGTGGGCTGGTCCCAGCCTGAGATCTGGAGAGCCGATGTGACCTATGCATCTATGGTTGTGAAG GTCATAGCCCAGCATCAGACCTTGCTGTCAGAGCCCAACAATACCCTGAACTATACCCTGCTGAGCAATGATAATGCCTTCCTGAGCTACCACCCACACCACTTTACTCAGAGGACACTGACTGCCCGCTTCCAGATGAACAACACAGAGCCGCCCCATGTGCACCTAGTCCGAAAGCCCGTGCTCACTGCCATGGGACTGCTGGCCCTGCTGG GTGGAACTCAACTGTGGACAGAAGCTCGCTGTGAGGGGCTGCTGGTGGACAGCAATCACACACTGGGAGTACTAGCCACCTCTCACTGGCCTGAGGAGCCATCTTCACCAGACAGCTGGCAGGCCACAGTGCTGGTATATGCCAGTGATGACAATCAGACATCTGCCAATCTCAGCACTGTCACTATACAGCTCAACAATGTCCCACCGGCTACAG ATCTTGTCTACATGACCTACTATATGGACAATAATCTCACCAACCCTTACCTGGAGTGGAAGAAACTTGGCTCACCTGTCTTCCCCACTATAAAGCAATTTCAGCAGATGAGAGAGACTGAG GATGCTGTAGCCGCAGGCCCATTTCCATTTCCTGAAAATGGCCAGCTGATCCTAAAGCAGGAGCTTTCGGTACCCTCAATCCTTCTCCTTCATGTGTGTTCAAAGCCACACCTGCCTCCAAACCAG GTGAATGGCGTCCGAATCTTGCCTCTCACGAGAGGGCAGATCACGCTGATCTGGGATGATGGCTGCGTGAATTCCAAGTATGTATATATGGTCATGTGCATGCTGTCAGGAATGGGGGATCTCAGAGCTAGCAGTCT ATGTCTGAGGACATATGACGTTGAATTCTCCCAACATGGACATATATACAGAGGAATCAAAAGGAAGGAGTCAACTTTTAACCTTTTTGTCTTTGCTCCAG ATAACGCCAACGTCACTGGCTTCTACCGGCTCCGTGCTGTGGATTACTGGGGCCGTTCGGGCCCGTTCTCCACCCCTGTTTACTACAAAGAGGCAGCTGCATGA